From the genome of Lonchura striata isolate bLonStr1 chromosome 10, bLonStr1.mat, whole genome shotgun sequence:
TGGGCCACCTCTGGAGCTTGTCCAGGCCCTCTGGGTGGCCCCATCCTTCAGGAGTGTCACTGCACCCTCAGCCTGGTGTCACCTGCAGACCTGCTGAGGGTGCCCCAAACCCTCTGTGCCAGCGATGCAGATCTGAAATATCCCCGGTCCCACACAGACCCTGGGACACCACTGGTCACTGATGGCCACTTTGAGCCACTGAGCCTCTGGATGTGAGCCTCCAGCCAATTCCTTATCCATTTGACAGTCCATCCATGGAATCCAGCTCTTCAATGCAGAGAGAAGGATGTTGGGTGGGATTGTGTCCAGGCTGTATAGAAATTGGGATAAATATCATCCATAACCTTTCCCTTGCCCACTGAGGGAGTCGCCCCATCAGAGAAAGGCAGGGGGCAAGTCAGGGGGAGCTTTCACTTGGGGACAGCTCCGTGGGGAGGACAGAGTAACAGCATGCTTGACCCCACAACTGTGATGCATGCTGATGCTGTCCCGCAGGCTGGAGCGtcagccagcagccccaggagggaAGTGGCCTGGGAAAGGGGCTCCCTGTGACCGTCTGGCGCAGCCCGAGCGCGCGGAGCTCGGCCAGGCCGGCACACTTGGCCAGCGCCATGAGAAACTGCCTCACAAACAAGCACAGCACCCCCCTAACGCACTTGAGTGGTTCCCTTGGAGGTGGGAAACCAGTCATTTTTTGCTGGAATCATGAAGTGATTGCGAAAGGATGCTGACCTTGCACCCACCACGACTTAGACAGGGAGGAGAAGCTGCCTGTggttccactgtcccaggctttGAGGATGCACAAAACCAGGGAACGTCTTCCTGGCATCAACCCGGCTTGGGAAAACCATCAGGCtttgcttttccccccacaCCGCCCCCATCCTGCCACCCTTCCCCCCTGCAATGACCACTCCAGCAGGCAGGTTTGGCTCCAGCAGGTTTTATCTCTAGAGGAGAGGAGCAGCGCCGTGGGCGCTGCAGGACCCGGGGGTCACAGAGCAGCGGTGAGGTGacggacacggtgcccacagccACGTGGTGATGGTCGCAGCCAAGCGTCATGCAAGGGGACAGGGGCTCGCCAGGACCCCCGTGCTCAGCCCTCGAGACCCCCACGGGGGATGGAGCTCCACGGGGGcacccaggagcccctgggacCAGCTCTGATCCACTCTGGGATGGCTCCGCATCCTCCTCACTCCCCTCCCGCACGTGGGGCAGGCGActacaagcagcagcagctggctcaGGCGGTCAAGCTGCTAAGTAAGGACTCAAAATACCCCatcattaaataataataaactaTTAAGGGAAGATTAAGGGtctgggctgtgcagctgggctcaAGCAACTcttctgcatctgcacaggGACCAGAACCCGCAGCAGTGATTCGGGGCAGGATTGTGCCATTCTGGGACACAGCACCAGGCTCTGCCTGCTGTAAGGGGTCGATGGCAAAGCTACAGGGCTACTGAGAACAGAGGGGACACAGTGCTCCCCCAGCAGCATGTGGGCACAGAGAGGACACAGCAGAGGCTATGGGTCAGGCTGGTGGGACTAGAAGCCCTTCTCGATGCTGAGGGTGCGACGGGTGACGTGCTCCATCTGCCCCGAGATGTACTCGGTGAGGCTGATCTGGTAGTTGGCGAGCATCTTCAGCATCAGCCGTAGGTTCAGCCACCACTGCTCCtggggcagcctgtgcctgtgcaggggACACAGCTCTGGAGCAGACACCCCGGGAAGGTTCCCCCAGGAGCCAGTGAACCACTGGGGCATGGGGACTTACTCAAAATCCGTGACTTTCTTGAGCTCCGTCACAGGGCTGAAGGCCACCACCTTCTTGCGCAGCCCGATCACACAGGCAGTGTCTCCAGAGTTGGCAAACACACGCCCTGGGAGGGGGACACTGCTGACCTTGGCCACCTCACTGGGGGCCATGCCTGGaagcctggagcagcagccaccagcctTCCCTACCCCCCGTGAGAACCCCAGCCCTCAGCTCACCCTTGCTGTAGActtgctgcagcttctctgacATCCACAGCACCGCCTTCACTCCCAGCTTGGTCCCATAGTTCCGGTCAAAGGGGGTTGGGGCTCCCCCCTGGGGACAAAGAAGTGGGGATGTCAGGCCTTGCCCAGCTCTCAGGGCCAGCAAGGCTCTTGCTACCCTGTCCCCTGTACCTCTGTACCTGCTGGAGGTGGCCCAGGACATTGATCCTACAGTCAAAGATGCCTTTGCCCTCGGAGGAGTAAAGGTTGTAGAGGAACTCGGTGGTGTAGTGCTCGTGGCACTTCTCATTGCTGGGGAACAGAGGGAAGGGCTTGGGGGCTGCTCCTTCTGCTGGCATGCCCAGGGGTTCCCCTTTGTTTCCCGTAACACCTTTTGTGTGCTATATTGTTTTCCCTGAGGCCCAGGGCCCCAGTCTGTGTCCCCGGGAAGATGCTGGGGTGGGGATGGCAATGGAGGCagccagtgtccccagggccacgTGTGTGCCCACTGTGCCGAACCTCACTGTGCCCGGAACCCCTCCCTGGCCATGGGaagggctcagctccagcctTGCTCCCTGCCACGGCGCTGGGGTTTGCAGAgactgtccccagtgcccccaacTCACCGCAGCACCAGTCCTCTCTGGATATCTGTCTTCATTTTGTCAGTCAAGTGCTCCACGTTGGCCTGCAAGATGAACACCGAGATGCCAGCAGCCATCCCACAGCCGTCCTGTCCTGCCATCAATCCAGCGTGGCCAtgtcctccagctcctgccctgctctggagcCCTCCCTTCCCCAATTTCCCTTCCCATTTTAGCCAGAGAGCCGCTCCTGCCTGCTCACCTTTAGGTCGTGGATGGTGAAGGGGTCCTCATAGACGTAGGCAGCGTCGGCGCCCACGGCGATGCCGGTGACCGTGGACAGGTACCCGCAGTAGCCCCCCATGGTCTCCACAATGAACACGCGGCGCTTGGTGCCCGAGGCCGACTGCTTGATGCGGTCACAGCTCTGTGCCCGAACACGGGGAGGTCACACCAGGGAAAGCAACCTTTGCTTCCCCAGCACGGGACACCAGCCACTCCAGGCCATGATGGAAGGTGGTGGAGCACGGTGAGCTGCCCCGCTCCGTGTCCCTCACCTCCATGGCGGCGTTGACGGCCGTGTCGGAGCCCAGGCTGAAGTCGGTGCCGGGCACGTTGTTGCTGATGGTGGCGGGGATGACGCACATGACGATGCAGAGCTCCTCGTACTGCCCGCGTGCCtccaccagctgcagcacccCCTCGTACGCCTGCAAGCAGCCGAGGGACTGGGAAATGCTGGCCCTGCAGCCACGTCTGCATCCCAGAAAGATTCCTCTGGGCTGCCCACAGCCACCCAGGCCCCCGCTGAACCAAGGATCCGCCGCACCTCAAAGCCCCCAATGACCAGGAGCCCCTGGATGTTGAATTTGCGCACGTTCTCCACGATCTTCTCCATGCAGGTCTTGGGCAGCGTCCTGTGGTGGGGAAGGGGGTGCAGATGGTGGGGTGAGGATGGTGGGGACACCCTTTCCCTACGccactgtccccagggctgcactCACCGCTTGGTGCCCAGCATGGAGCCGCCACGGCCCAGCCATCCTGCCACGTCATGCCAGCCCACCTCGCGGACCTGCGGGCACCAGCGACAGCTTAGGGGTGGGAAGAGCCCCCCTcccccaagcccagccccaccctCCAGGACATCCCAGCTCACTGTCCCCCTTACCTGCCCCTTGGCCAGGCCCTCGAAGCCGTCGCTCACCACGTAGATGGTGTGTCCCTGGCAGATGCTGATGCGCACGGCCGAGCGCACGGCAGCGTTCATGCCGGCGGCCGGCGCTCCCACGTTCAGAATGGCCAAGCTGAAGGGGCTctatggggacagggatgggaacagcacatccccccatgtccccagggcagggatggtgtaccctgctgctccccatcaGCCCTCACCTTCTCCTGAGCTGGCTTCTGGTGCGCCAGCAGCTTGTAGATGTTCCAGTTGTTCTCAAAGCTCCTGCAAGGACACGGTGATGTGTTCCCAAGGCACATCTGGGAGAAGGGGCATTCTCCCCAGTGCCACTGGGTTGTGACTGGGGACACCCttctggctgcaggagccaaCAGCTTCCCTACAAGGAGAAGCCCCTATCCAAGAGGGATGTCTCctgcagtcctggttcctgctCCTCACCTTCCACGGAGCTGGATGGCCTCCTCAAACCTCTTCTCGTCCATGGCCTtctgcacatcctttgtcttgAGCGAGGAGAAAGATGCAGCACCATAACACCCACGTTCACAGGGAAGGGAGTGAGACCCCCACCCAACTTCCCCGGTACTCACCACCTGGACACACTCCATGAGTGGCAGCCGCACCGACTGGTTCCCAGAGTGGCTGACCACGCAGGCCGGGGTGTCTGGCGTGGCCTCCAGCAGCGCCATCACCGCCTCCATCCCCATCTTGCTGCTCTGCAAAGGGACAGGGGCACCTGTGACATTGGGCCACCAGTGCCAGCTGGGTGGGATGCTCAGGAATCCTCCCACAGGCTTGGAAACCATGTGGCTGCTGATTCACTGCTGGAAAGCTgatggttttatttaaaaattcatggAATTTGGAGTAAATGAGGAGAAACGGGTGCACAactctgcccagcacagcagggctgagcctCACCCCTTTCCATCGGGCAGAGAGATGGCAGGAGCAAGGTTCCCCCTCTCTGTGTCCTCCCCTGGACCTACCAGCACGCGGTCAAAGGCGGACGGGGTCCCTCCACGCTGCACGTGGCCGAGGACGGTGACCCGCGTGTCGAAGCCCAGGCGTTGCACCACCAGCTGTGGGGAAGAGGGGACATCACATTGGGGACCCGCCGGTGGCCGTGGGTGCCAGGGTGGTGCCGGGGCAGTGCCTTACGTCCTTCACGTAGTTGGAGGAGATGGGTTTGCCGCTGCGGTCGATGGCGCCCTCGGCGATGATGATGATGTTGAGCCGCGAGCCCCGGCTGCGTGTCTGCCACGAGGGGAGGACAAACGGCCACCACGGCTCAGCCAAAACTCACCGTGGGCCGTGTGTGAGTGCTCTCCCCATCCCGCCAGCTGTGCTGCCCCGGGGGCAGCTCAGGTCACGGCAGCTGAGCCCCCGGGCCAGCGCTGCCCCTGGCACGCGGGGCTGGATTTGTGCTCGGCTCAGTGCCCCGGCTCACAGGGACAATGGCAGCAGCTCCCGAAGCTTCGCAGGGGCCGGGCACggctgcagggctcagccccggCCCCTGCGGGGACTCCCCGGGGGGAACCAGGCATGGGATGGCAGGAACC
Proteins encoded in this window:
- the PFKL gene encoding ATP-dependent 6-phosphofructokinase, liver type; this encodes MAAAELERLRMAGAGMAIAVLTSGGDAQGMNAAVRAVTRMGIYVGAKVFLIYEGYEGLVEGGDNIKQANWLSVSNIIQLGGTVIGSARCKAFTTRAGRLRAARNLVEHGITNLCVIGGDGSLTGANIFRSEWAGLLEELLRDGQISEEVARKNCHLNIVGLVGSIDNDFCGTDMTIGTDSALHRIMEVVDAITTTAQSHQRTFVLEVMGRHCGYLALVSGLASGADWLFIPESPPEDGWEDLMCERLGETRSRGSRLNIIIIAEGAIDRSGKPISSNYVKDLVVQRLGFDTRVTVLGHVQRGGTPSAFDRVLSSKMGMEAVMALLEATPDTPACVVSHSGNQSVRLPLMECVQVTKDVQKAMDEKRFEEAIQLRGRSFENNWNIYKLLAHQKPAQEKSPFSLAILNVGAPAAGMNAAVRSAVRISICQGHTIYVVSDGFEGLAKGQVREVGWHDVAGWLGRGGSMLGTKRTLPKTCMEKIVENVRKFNIQGLLVIGGFEAYEGVLQLVEARGQYEELCIVMCVIPATISNNVPGTDFSLGSDTAVNAAMESCDRIKQSASGTKRRVFIVETMGGYCGYLSTVTGIAVGADAAYVYEDPFTIHDLKANVEHLTDKMKTDIQRGLVLRNEKCHEHYTTEFLYNLYSSEGKGIFDCRINVLGHLQQGGAPTPFDRNYGTKLGVKAVLWMSEKLQQVYSKGRVFANSGDTACVIGLRKKVVAFSPVTELKKVTDFEHRLPQEQWWLNLRLMLKMLANYQISLTEYISGQMEHVTRRTLSIEKGF